From one Cyprinus carpio isolate SPL01 chromosome B3, ASM1834038v1, whole genome shotgun sequence genomic stretch:
- the LOC109078786 gene encoding grifin, with protein MALRFEASCPDGLCPGWSVILKGETPAEASKFEINFLCDHDDRIAFHFNPRFTESDIICNSYMANHWGQEERCSSFPLGIEEPFQIEIYSDNDNFHVYIDETKVMQYKHRVEDLKTVTKVQVVNDVNISSLEITKKHF; from the exons ATGGCATTAAGG TTTGAGGCATCCTGTCCTGATGGCCTATGTCCAGGATGGAGTGTCATCCTGAAAGGAGAGACCCCAGCAGAAGCCAGCAA GTTTGAGATCAATTTCCTGTGTGACCACGATGACAGAATAGCCTTCCATTTCAACCCACGCTTCACTGAGTCAGATATCATCTGCAACTCCTACATGGCCAACCACTGGGGGCAGGAGGAGAGGTGCAGCAGCTTCCCCCTTGGGATAGAAGAGCCTTTCCAG ATTGAAATTTACTCTGACAATGATAACTTCCATGTTTACATTGACGAAACCAAGGTGATGCAGTATAAACACCGTGTGGAAGACCTGAAGACCGTCACGAAAGTACAAGTGGTCAATGACGTCAATATCTCCTCTTTAGAGATCaccaaaaagcatttttaa
- the LOC109078787 gene encoding QRFP-like peptide receptor: MNFTAGLLKKELLLSNALLSLNASFHSAEDFANDVFLHQSGELERLLLLTIKEPTTIALTVMYSLSFGVGFIGNLMAIRMLTCQKNKRMQSISATRSLLINLAVCDLMVVCICMPITLGHTIYTAWVYGDLLCRAVPFIQAVSVSASVLSLTVISINRYYSVHSPLNSLSYFTQKKIYITIVCVWILSSAICAPLLFMIKLDEIHLIDIVVPICRELWPQARLKQVYNVLLFVALYCIPVTFNLIISFLTGRKLWKASHHFDDFDPHSHAMHAIHLKMRKKIAKVVVTLVLLFAVSWLPLYVADILIDREVHPPHWVLQSRPFAQWLGLTNSSLNPICYCFLGDLYRSARAVRSRYHQRMLSVLRSSSSFKLSSLLSLKKQKSGRRQGAVSQVSVETLSDWCSNNSQMVSLQSLSEKIVSTSNPELSNL, from the coding sequence atgaaTTTCACCGCAGGCTTGCTGAAAAAAGAGCTTCTGCTCTCAAATGCCTTGCTGTCCTTGAACGCCTCTTTCCACAGTGCCGAGGACTTCGCGAATGATGTTTTCCTCCACCAGAGTGGAGAGCTGGAGAGACTGCTGCTGCTGACAATCAAAGAGCCCACCACTATCGCTCTCACCGTCATGTATTCATTATCATTTGGGGTGGGCTTCATTGGAAATCTCATGGCCATTCGAATGCTCACCTGCCAGAAGAATAAGAGGATGCAGAGCATCAGTGCCACCAGGAGTTTACTCATCAACTTGGCAGTGTGTGATTTAATGGTGGTTTGCATCTGCATGCCCATCACGCTCGGCCAcaccatttacactgcatgggtGTACGGAGACCTCCTGTGTCGGGCCGTTCCCTTCATCCAGGCTGTGTCCGTGTCTGCAAGTGTCCTCAGCCTGACCGTCATCAGCATCAACCGATACTACAGCGTTCACAGCCCGCTCAATTCCCTCTCGTACTTCACCCAGAAGAAGATCTACATCACCATCGTGTGTGTTTGGATCCTGTCCTCTGCCATTTGTGCACCTTTACTCTTCATGATCAAGCTGGACGAGATCCACTTAATTGACATCGTCGTGCCAATCTGCAGAGAGCTTTGGCCGCAGGCAAGACTCAAGCAGGTCTACAACGTGCTCCTCTTCGTAGCTCTCTACTGCATCCCCGTAACCTTCAACCTCATCATCAGCTTTTTGACGGGAAGGAAGCTCTGGAAGGCTTCTCATCATTTCGACGATTTTGATCCACACAGCCATGCCATGCACGCTATACATCTGAAGATGCGCAAGAAGATCGCCAAGGTGGTGGTCACTTTGGTCCTCTTATTCGCTGTTTCCTGGCTCCCGCTTTACGTTGCAGACATCCTGATTGACCGCGAGGTTCATCCACCTCACTGGGTTCTGCAGAGTCGTCCTTTTGCGCAGTGGCTGGGCCTCACCAACTCCAGCCTCAATCCCATCTGCTATTGTTTCTTGGGTGATTTGTACCGCTCTGCCAGAGCAGTCAGGTCCAGGTATCATCAGAGAATGCTTTCCGTCCTTAGATCCTCCAGCTCTTTTAAACTGTCCAGTTTGCTTTCTCTCAAAAAGCAGAAATCTGGCAGGCGACAGGGTGCCGTGAGCCAGGTGTCAGTGGAGACTCTTTCTGATTGGTGTTCCAACAACAGCCAAATGGTGTCTCTCCAAAGCCTCTCAGAGAAGATAGTGTCTACAAGCAATCCTGAGTTATCAAACTTGTAG